The following proteins come from a genomic window of Nocardiopsis sp. YSL2:
- a CDS encoding albusnodin family lasso peptide — MDETWNEIPEAIGAVVIEWGDAAELTLGQGRALNENKRSPYN, encoded by the coding sequence ATGGACGAGACATGGAATGAGATCCCGGAGGCCATCGGAGCCGTGGTGATCGAGTGGGGGGACGCTGCCGAACTGACCCTCGGGCAGGGACGCGCCCTGAATGAGAACAAGCGCAGTCCCTACAACTGA